A section of the Agrococcus sp. SGAir0287 genome encodes:
- a CDS encoding Gfo/Idh/MocA family protein gives MTLQTPVGIGFIGAGMISEQYLTNLAQYPDVRVVILGDLDVARARAQADKHGVPFAGSPAEVLAHPDVQLVVNLTIPAAHVEVSLQALEAGKHVWSEKPIGVDLDSARALLARADELGLRVGIAPDTVLGQGVQSGLRAIERGVIGTPIGATTVMQYAGPDLFHPNPEFLFAPGAGPVFDMGPYYLSTLVSALGAIRRVSAIGRTPQATRTIKVGDRAGESFPVDVPTHVHVLLELERGVAQSTFSWDTAYRRAGIVEITGSEGTLRIPDPNMFEGDLEVTRVGDDFRADSAWEAVETEGAVGGRGIGIVDMVRAIREGRPHRASGELALHVLEAMIAIDESIRTGRAVTLDSSVEAMTPVETDFDPTRAHEGVRA, from the coding sequence GTGACGCTGCAGACCCCCGTCGGCATCGGCTTCATCGGTGCGGGCATGATCAGCGAGCAGTACCTCACGAACCTCGCGCAGTACCCCGACGTGCGCGTCGTCATCCTCGGCGACCTCGACGTCGCCCGGGCGCGGGCGCAGGCCGACAAGCACGGCGTGCCCTTCGCCGGCTCGCCCGCCGAGGTGCTCGCGCACCCCGACGTCCAGCTCGTCGTGAACCTCACGATCCCCGCGGCGCACGTCGAGGTCTCGCTGCAGGCGCTCGAGGCCGGCAAGCACGTGTGGAGCGAGAAGCCGATCGGCGTGGACCTCGACTCGGCCCGCGCCCTGCTCGCGCGCGCCGACGAGCTCGGCCTGCGCGTGGGCATCGCGCCCGACACCGTCCTCGGGCAGGGCGTGCAGAGCGGCCTGCGGGCGATCGAGCGCGGCGTCATCGGCACGCCGATCGGGGCGACGACCGTCATGCAGTACGCAGGACCGGACCTCTTCCACCCGAATCCGGAGTTCCTCTTCGCGCCCGGCGCCGGCCCGGTGTTCGACATGGGCCCGTACTACCTGTCGACGCTCGTGAGCGCCCTCGGCGCCATCCGCCGCGTCTCGGCGATCGGGCGCACGCCGCAGGCGACGCGCACCATCAAGGTCGGCGACCGCGCGGGGGAGTCGTTCCCCGTCGACGTGCCCACGCACGTCCACGTGCTCCTCGAGCTCGAGCGCGGCGTCGCGCAGTCGACGTTCTCGTGGGACACCGCCTACCGCCGAGCCGGGATCGTCGAGATCACGGGCTCGGAGGGCACGCTGCGCATCCCCGACCCCAACATGTTCGAGGGCGACCTCGAGGTCACGCGCGTCGGCGATGACTTCCGCGCCGACTCGGCCTGGGAGGCCGTCGAGACCGAGGGGGCCGTCGGCGGCCGCGGCATCGGCATCGTCGACATGGTGCGTGCGATCCGCGAGGGCCGGCCGCACCGCGCATCCGGCGAGCTCGCGCTGCACGTGCTCGAGGCGATGATCGCGATCGACGAGTCGATCCGCACCGGCCGGGCCGTGACGCTCGACTCGAGCGTCGAGGCGATGACGCCGGTCGAGACCGACTTCGATCCCACGCGAGCCCACGAGGGGGTGCGGGCGTGA
- a CDS encoding Gfo/Idh/MocA family protein, whose protein sequence is MSDVPAPVRVGILGGGFMARVHAHAARSARAELVAIASSSQPRALEAAAALGVAHALPDAAALVATDVDVVHVCTPNTTHASLAAQAIAAGRHVVCEKPLATSVDEAQALVDALDDAGLVGAVPFVYRYHPMVREARARLRDSGEALLSVDAAYLQDWMLLPGDENWRAGAELGGPSRAFADIGSHLLDLVEFVAGERIVTLSATTRTVFDRRGDASVANEDIAGVLFRLAGGAVGTALVTQMAPGRKNALTIEWHAADASYRFEQERPDELWVGERSGSRLLQRDPEVLSPDAARLSTVPGGHPMGYQDAFDAFVADAYAAIGGAAPDGLPTFDDGLRAVVLTDAVLRSAASGEWIETTARARRSVAA, encoded by the coding sequence GTGAGCGACGTGCCCGCGCCCGTGCGCGTCGGCATCCTCGGCGGCGGGTTCATGGCGCGGGTGCACGCGCACGCGGCCCGGTCCGCGCGCGCCGAGCTCGTGGCGATCGCCTCGTCGAGCCAGCCCCGCGCGCTCGAGGCGGCCGCGGCGCTCGGCGTGGCGCACGCGCTGCCCGACGCCGCAGCCCTCGTCGCCACCGACGTCGACGTCGTCCACGTCTGCACGCCGAACACGACGCACGCGTCGCTCGCCGCGCAGGCGATCGCGGCGGGCAGGCACGTGGTGTGCGAGAAGCCGCTCGCGACGAGCGTCGACGAGGCGCAGGCGCTCGTCGACGCGCTCGACGACGCCGGCCTCGTCGGCGCCGTGCCGTTCGTCTACCGCTACCACCCGATGGTGCGCGAGGCGCGCGCTCGGCTGCGCGACTCGGGCGAGGCGCTGCTGTCGGTCGACGCCGCCTACCTGCAGGACTGGATGCTGCTGCCCGGCGACGAGAACTGGCGCGCGGGCGCCGAGCTCGGAGGCCCCTCGCGCGCGTTCGCCGACATCGGCTCGCACCTGCTCGACCTCGTCGAGTTCGTCGCGGGCGAGCGCATCGTGACACTGTCGGCCACGACTCGCACGGTCTTCGATCGGCGCGGCGACGCATCCGTGGCGAACGAGGACATCGCCGGCGTGCTCTTCCGACTCGCCGGTGGCGCGGTCGGCACGGCGCTCGTCACGCAGATGGCGCCGGGCCGCAAGAACGCCCTCACGATCGAGTGGCACGCGGCCGACGCGAGCTACCGGTTCGAGCAGGAGCGCCCGGACGAGCTGTGGGTTGGCGAGCGCAGCGGCTCCCGTCTGCTGCAGCGCGACCCCGAGGTGCTCTCGCCCGACGCCGCGCGGCTCTCGACGGTGCCCGGCGGCCACCCCATGGGCTACCAGGACGCGTTCGACGCGTTCGTCGCCGACGCGTACGCCGCGATCGGCGGCGCCGCGCCCGACGGGCTGCCCACCTTCGACGACGGCCTGCGCGCCGTGGTGCTCACGGATGCGGTGCTGCGGTCGGCGGCCTCCGGCGAGTGGATCGAGACGACCGCCCGAGCACGACGGAGCGTTGCCGCATGA